The nucleotide window AGTACACACGCATCACAGACAAGCACGCGAAAATCTTCAACAGGAACGCTGATGTCCAGCTAGGGACGCTGGGCTCGGGCAACCACTTCATCGAAATCTGCCTGGACCAGAACCAAGACGTCTGGGTGATGCTGCATTCAGGCTCGCGCGGCGCGGGAAATCTGATAGGCCGCTACTTCATCGAGAAAGCCAAGCGGCGCATGGAACAGTATTTCATCAGTTTGCCCGATGGCGATCTGGCCTATTTCCCTGAAGATACCGACGACTTCAACGACTACGTCGAGGCCGTTCAGTGGGCGCAGGACTACGCCTTCGAGAATCGACGAACCATGATGGCTGCCGTCATTGCCGCGATGCGCCGCCATATTCCGGTCGCGTTCACGATTACCCAGGAAGCCATCAACTGTCATCACAACTATGTAGAGCAGGAAAAGCATTTCGGGCACAATTTATGGGTCACCCGCAAAGGCGCCATCCGGGCCCGTGAAGGCGACCTGGGCATCATCCCCGGATCAATGGGCCAGCGCAGCTACATCGTGCGCGGCAAAGGCAACCCGGAATCGTACTGCTCATGCTCGCACGGCGCTGGCCGGAAAATGAGCCGCACCGCAGCCCGCAAGACCTTTACCGTGGCCGACCTTGTGGCACAGACAACAGGGGTCGAATGCCGCAAAGATACTGCCGTGCTCGATGAAATCCCCGGGGC belongs to Castellaniella sp. and includes:
- a CDS encoding RtcB family protein — encoded protein: MKQVINEKGSRPIKIWTDEIDANALQQLKNLAQLPFIAPNGVACMPDVHAGIGATVGTVIATDKAIIPAAVGVDIGCGMNAVRLSLKASDLPDSLLTLRHQIERDVPLGTGGRHPADRAPEIPEFLRKQYTRITDKHAKIFNRNADVQLGTLGSGNHFIEICLDQNQDVWVMLHSGSRGAGNLIGRYFIEKAKRRMEQYFISLPDGDLAYFPEDTDDFNDYVEAVQWAQDYAFENRRTMMAAVIAAMRRHIPVAFTITQEAINCHHNYVEQEKHFGHNLWVTRKGAIRAREGDLGIIPGSMGQRSYIVRGKGNPESYCSCSHGAGRKMSRTAARKTFTVADLVAQTTGVECRKDTAVLDEIPGAYKSIDEVMARQTDLVEVVHTLKQVLCVKGA